The proteins below come from a single Anguilla rostrata isolate EN2019 chromosome 3, ASM1855537v3, whole genome shotgun sequence genomic window:
- the scamp4 gene encoding secretory carrier-associated membrane protein 4, whose protein sequence is MAERVNNFPPLPRFAPRFLKPCFYQNVEEEIPPPHRQLVRRVYNLWILYSATLCVNVVSCIAWWAGGGSGVNFGLSLLWLILFSPCSYTCWFRPLYKAFRADSSFNFMAFFFVCFLQCVLVIIQAVGISGWGACGWIATVMFFSYNVGSAVVMLFSALLFSLVAVLMVLALYRVHRLYRGGGGSMQRAQEEWSSGAWKSASAREAGFNAISVSGPSLPQYPAAVPSYPESGPW, encoded by the exons ATGGCAG AACGGGTCAACAACTTCCCCCCGCTGCCTCGGTTCGCGCCCCGCTTCTTAAAGCCGTGCTTCTACCAGAACGTGGAGGAGGAGATCCCACCCCCGCACCGGCAGCTTGTGCGCAGAGTGTACAACCTGTGGATCT TGTACTCTGCCACGCTCTGTGTGAACGTGGTGTCCTGCATAGCCTGGTGGGCAGGCGGGGGAAGCGGAGTCAATTTcggcctctctctgctctggctCATACTCTTCAGCCCGTGTAGCTACACCTGCTGGTTCAGACCACTGTACAAGGCCTTCCG GGCGGACAGTTCTTTCAACTTCATGGCCTTCTTCTTCGTGTGTTTCCTCCAGTGTGTGCTGGTCATCATCCAGGCTGTGGGCATCTCAGGCTGGGGGGCATG TGGCTGGATCGCGACGGTGATGTTCTTCAGCTATAACGTGGGCTCGGCTGTGGTGATGCtgttctctgctctgctcttctctctggTGGCAGTGCTGATGGTGCTGGCTCTGTACAGA GTGCACCGGCTGTACCGCGGCGGCGGGGGCAGCATGCAGCGCGCCCAGGAGGAGTGGAGCAGCGGGGCGTGGAAGAGCGCCTCCGCCCGCGAGGCGGGCTTCAACGCCATCTCCGTCAGCGGGCCCAGCCTGCCCCAGTACCCCGCCGCCGTGCCCAGCTACCCGGAGAGCGGGCCCTGGTGA
- the cactin gene encoding splicing factor Cactin, with the protein MDSKKHRRTRSNSRSRYRSNTSRSRSRSPEGKRGRSCSRENKYCKRASKRSRSESSGSRSSSVSGTEHRSRDRKPTSAERHQYHSKSDSGGSERRVRKQGGQRLKERGPSKYRSSSESEDEQGEKKKNKKKKRQRDEKRGGKGRGESRSPSRSPSESSPERGKGRARDGESSDGGRKKKSSVHRGSRSRSPSGSPSRERMRREEGSQDRGRRRSAERARGRRSRDREDRRRRRSRDGEGRGRGSRERERGGERSRSRTRDREGDRDRDRGGETSRRRSSSRSSVTSQSSDSSDGGARGRDGGLSVRDEQRKRKEMLKALETPEEKRARRLAKKEAKERKKREKMGWSEEYMGYTNADNPFGDNNLLGTFKWQKALEKKGIGHLGEKDLKERNKRIQEENRRELQKVKQLRLEREREKAMREQELEMLQREKEAEHFKTWAEQEDNFHLHQAKLRSKIRIRDGRAKPIDLLAKYISAEDDDLAVEMHEPYTFLNGLTVTDMDDLLEDIKVCASVRVCVCPIYQSISHRSRDCDLPFTMNGAASLPGDRREGINTSVSTDVQTVFKGKTYSQLQAMHLSIETKIRAGGSNLDIGYWESLLQQVRVYMARARLRERHQDVLRQKLYKLKQEQGVESEPLFPIIKEEPEAEEPVTAAEEADAEEAGPSSSSPGGAAQGQKEEGEGGKGEEGEKGEDEEEGGEAEGAEAVLTEEDLIQQSQAEYDSGRYSPRLLLPSDLPLDTHTIDPEEDRTRVHLARRQMQVTGDASESAEDAFVRRAREGMGGDEAQFSVELPLTGKMYLWADKYRPRKPRFFNRVHTGFEWNKYNQTHYDFDNPPPKIVQGYKFNIFYPDLIDKRSTPQYFLEPSPDNRDFGVLRFHAGPPYEDIAFKIVNREWEYSHRHGFRCQFANGIFQLWFHFKRYRYRR; encoded by the exons ATGGATTCAAAGAAACATCGCAGAACCAGATCTAATTCACGTTCCCGGTACCGGTCCAATACCTCTCGGAGTAGAAGTCGTTCCCCCGAAGGAAAGAGGGGCAGAAGTTGTTcgagggaaaataaatattgcaaaagGGCCTCAAAAAGATCGCGATCCGAGAGCAGTGGCTCGCGGAGTAGTTCGGTTTCTGGGACGGAGCATCGGTCCAGAGACAGAAAACCTACTTCTGCTGAGCGGCACCAGTACCATTCGAAAAGTGACTCTGGTGGTTCCGAGAGAAGGGTCCGGAAACAAGGGGGGCAACGGTTGAAAGAGCGAGGGCCCTCTAAATATCGATCCAG TTCTGAATCGGAAGatgaacagggggaaaaaaagaagaacaagaaaaagaagaggcaAAGAGATGAGAAACGGGgcgggaaggggaggggggagagccgGAGCCCTTCCCGCTCGCCCTCGGAGTCCAGCccggagagagggaaggggagggcgcGGGACGGAGAGAGCAGCGAcggagggaggaagaagaagagcagcGTGCACCGGGGGAGCAGGAGCCGGAGCCCCAGCGGGAGCCCCAGcagggagagaatgaggagagaggagggctcgcaggacagggggcggaggaggagcgcCGAGAGGGCCAGGGGGCGGAGGAGCCGCGACCGCGAGGacaggaggcggaggaggagtcgagacggggaggggagaggacgCGGGAGCAGAGAgcgggagcggggcggggagcGGAGCAGGAGCCGGACCAGAGACCGCGAGGgggaccgggaccgggaccggggCGGGGAGACGAGCAGGAGGCGCTCCAGCTCGCGCTCCTCGGTCACGTCGCAGTCCTCCGATTCGAGCGACGGGGGCGCCCGGGGGCGGGACGGCGGGCTCTCGGTCCGAGAcgagcagaggaagaggaaggagatgCTGAAGGCCCTGGAGACGCCTGAGGAGAAGAGGGCCAGGCGGCTGGCCAAGAAGGAGGccaaggagaggaagaagagggagaagatGGGCTGGAGCGAAGAGTACATGGGCTACACCAACGCCGACAACCCCTTCGGGGACAACAACCTGCTGGGCACCTTCAAGTGGCAGAAG GCCCTGGAGAAGAAGGGGATCGGGCACCTGGGAGAGAAGGACCTGAAGGAGAGGAACAAGCGCATCCAGGAGGAGAACCGCAGGGAGCTGCAGAAG GTGAAGCAGCTgcggctggagagggagagggagaaggccatgagggagcaggagctggagatgctgcagagggagaaggaggcggAGCATTTCAAAACATGGGCGGAGCAAGAGGACAACTTTCACCTGCACCAGGCCAAACTGCG GTCTAAGATCCGCATCCGGGACGGGCGCGCCAAGCCCATCGACCTGCTGGCCAAGTACATCAGCGCCGAGGACGACGACCTGGCCGTGGAGATGCACGAGCCCTACACCTTCCTCAACGGCCTGACCGTCACCGACATGGACGACCTGCTGGAGGACATCAaggtgtgtgcgtctgtgcgtgtgtgtgtgtgt cccatttaccagTCCATATCACACAGGTCACGTGATTGtgatttaccatttaccatgaatGGCGCGGCGTCTCTTCCAGGGGACCGGCGCGAGGGCATCAACACCTCGGTGAGCACCGACGTGCAGACCGTATTCAAGGGCAAGACGTACAGCCAGCTGCAGGCCATGCACCTGAGCATCGAGACCAAGATCCGCGCCGGGGGCTCCAACCTGGACATCGGCTACTGGGAGAGCCTGCTGCAGCAGGTGCGGGTCTACATGGCCCGAGCGCG gttgaGGGAGAGACACCAGGACGTCCTGCGGCAGAAGCTGTACAAGCTGAAGCAGGAGCAGGGGGTGGAGAGCGAGCCCCTCTTCCCCATCATCAAGGAGGAGCCGGAAGCCGAGGAGCCTGT TACCGCTGCAGAGGAAGCGGACGCTGAGGAAGCAggaccctcctcctcctcacctggTGGGGCCGCCCAGGGGCAGAAGGAGGAAGGCGAGGGAGGGAAGGGcgaggaaggagagaagggcgaggatgaggaggagggcggCGAGGCCGAAGGGGCGGAGGCGGTGCTGACGGAGGAGGACCTGATCCAGCAGAGCCAGGCGGAGTACGACTCGGGCCGGTACAGCCCGCGCCTGCTCCTGCCCTCCGACCTGCCCCTGGACACCCACACCATCGACCCCGAGGAGGACCGCACCCGGGTGCACCTGGCCCGCCGGCAGATGCAGGTCACGG GCGACGCCAGCGAGAGCGCGGAGGACGCCTTCGTGCGGCGCGCGCGGGAGGGCATGGGCGGCGACGAGGCGCAGTTCAGCGTGGAGCTGCCGCTCACCGGCAAGATGTACCTGTGGGCCGACAAGTACCGGCCGCGCAAGCCGCGCTTCTTCAACCGCGTGCACACGGGCTTCGAGTGGAACAAGTACAACCAGACGCACTACGACTTCGACAACCCGCCGCCCAAGATCGTGCAGGGCTACAAGTTCAACATCTTCTACCCGGACCTGATCGACAAGCGCTCCACGCCGCAGTACTTCCTGGAGCCCAGCCCGGACAACCGCGACTTCGGCGTCCTGCGCTTCCACGCGGGGCCCCCCTACGAGGACATCGCCTTCAAGATCGTCAACCGCGAGTGGGAGTACTCGCACCGCCACGGCTTCCGCTGCCAGTTCGCCAACGGCATCTTCCAGCTGTGGTTCCACTTCAAGCGGTACCGCTACCGGCGGTGA
- the LOC135251954 gene encoding semaphorin-4E-like has protein sequence MSPLTPPALLWGLVLLLMLRDSGALEVGPRETVRFQEEHIRQFREEGVQNYSTMLLQEDKGLLLGLRAVRLTSATSPAEGSLKNLRCYLLCLFCVRLILRSWFLQVYWEVKNADKVECTNKGKQPDTECQNYIRVLQEARDGRVYVCGTNAYSPSCAYMSSEDGQLKLDLAKEDGKGKCPFDPLQRYSSVMVGTFHLHLIFRFFCNSFIFFYISLLGVGCVAVVPEPSFVSMYHVPESVGSADGDDDKVYLFFSESAVEFDSYSKLTVSRVARVCKGDVGGLRTLQKKWTSFLKARLDCPVLDSRLPHVVQDVFLLRHENWRDSVFYAVFTPQEGPVGHSAVCAYSVFEIGDVFSHGKFKTPVTVATSFVKWVMYSEDLPEPRPGACIDDAARALGVKRSLDLPDKTLRFVQDQPLMDQAVEPLGGGPQLVERGAKFTRIVVDRVEALDGRTYNVMFIGTENGFLHKAVNYGGEMVVIEEVQLFQAPEPIKILRLSSGKASPQGLLYAGADSGVVQMPLSECGRHASCLDCVLSRDPYCAWDPPSSRCVALSGLGSPRSGDLIQNVADGDASLCPNSAPDPVRANVSLVPGSNINLPCRPRSNRARVRWHLSGRPLPPSPRYSAHGEGLMVLEATPADAGTYTCLSEERVKGRQYNRTEAEYRLAPGAGGETTPRVEAQVQGGSLVPLQVSVAVLALLLAGLLVWNLRQGHLPLPCGTGGGGDQGPAPAPAPAPAPDPARNCVEEKPLMSVTNYNAHNNRLTLAASNGEGTPSPKVAVDTFQYIDDESEI, from the exons atgtctcCGCTAACACCTCCTGCGCTCCTCTGGGGCCTCGTGCTCCTGCTGATGCTCAGGGACAGCGGAGCGCTCGAAGTCGGTCCGAGAGAAACGGTTCGCTTCCAAG AGGAGCACATCAGGCAgttcagggaggagggggtccAGAACTACTCCACCATGCTGCTGCAGGAGGACAAGGGCCTGCTGCTTGGGCTGAGGGCTGTACGCCTGACCTCAGCGACATCTCCAGCAGAGGGCTC TCTAAAGAATCTGCGCTGTTATTTGCTTTGTCTGTTCTGTGTCCGTCTGATTTTGCGCTCGTGGTTTTTACAGGTTTACTGGGAGGTCAAGAATGCTGACAAAGTCGAATGCACAAACAAAGGCAAACAACCTGAC acGGAATGCCAGAATTACATCCGGGTGCTGCAGGAGGCGAGGGACGGCCGGGTGTACGTGTGCGGCACCAACGCCTACAGCCCCAGCTGCGCCTACATG AGTTCTGAAGACGGGCAGCTGAAGCTGGACCTGGCCAAGGAGGACGGGAAGGGGAAGTGCCCGTTCGACCCCCTCCAGAGGTACTCCTCCGTCATGGTCGGTACGTTTCACCTTCATTtaatatttcgttttttttgtaattcgtttatttttttttacatcagttTA ttgggggtggggtgcgttGCCGTGGTTCCAGAGCCCAGCTTCGTCTCCATGTACCACGTCCCGGAGAGCGTGGGCAGCGCCGACGGGGACGACGACAAGGTGTACCTGTTCTTCAGCGAGAGCGCCGTGGAGTTCGACTCCTACAGCAAGCTGACGGTGTCCCGCGTGGCGCGGGTCTGCAAG GGCGACGTCGGCGGCCTGCGGACCCTGCAGAAGAAGTGGACCTCGTTTCTGAAGGCCCGGCTGGACTGCCCCGTCCTGGACTCCCGGCTGCCCCACGTGGTCCAGGACGTCTTCCTGCTGAGGCACGAAAACTGGCGGGACAGCGTCTTCTACGCCGTCTTCACCCCGCAGGA GGGTCCTGTGGGCCATTCCGCAGTGTGCGCCTACAGCGTGTTCGAAATCGGGGACGTCTTCTCCCACGGGAAGTTCAAGACGCCGGTCACCGTGGCGACCTCCTTCGTCAAGTGGGTCATGTACAGCGAGGACCTGCCCGAGCCCAGGCCCGGAGCG TGCATCGACGACGCGGCGAGGGCCCTCGGCGTGAAGCGCTCGCTGGACCTGCCGGACAAGACGCTGCGCTTCGTTCAGGACCAGCCGCTGATGGACCAGGCGGTCGAGCCCCTGGGCGGCGGCCCGCAGCTGGTGGAGAGGGGGGCCAAGTTCACCCGCATCGTGGTGGACCGCGTGGAGGCGCTGGACGGGAGGACCTACAACGTCATGTTCATCGGGACGG AGAACGGATTTCTGCACAAAGCTGTGAACTATGGCGGAGAGATGGTCGTCATCGAGGAGGTGCAGCTCTTCCAGGCTCCAGAACCAATCAAGATCCTCCGTCTCTCCTCCGGCAAG gcgtCTCCGCAGGGTCTGCTGTACGCGGGGGCAGATTCGGGGGTGGTGCAGATGCCACTCAGTGAGTGCGGGCGCCACGCCTCCTGCCTGGACTGCGTACTGTCCCGGGACCCGTACTGCGCCTGGGACCCCCCCTCGTCCCGCTGCGTGGCCCTGTCCGGCCTGGGCTCGCCCCGGAGCGG AGACCTCATCCAGAACGTGGCAGACGGTGACGCGTCTCTCTGTCCGAATTCTGCTCCAGACCCGG TGAGGGCGAACGTGTCGCTGGTCCCGGGGAGCAACATCAACCTGCCGTGCCGGCCCCGGTCCAACCGGGCGCGGGTGCGCTGGCACCTGTCCGGCCGgccgctgcccccctcccccaggtacTCCGCCCACGGGGAGGGGCTGATGGTCCTGGAGGCCACGCCCGCCGACGCCGGCACCTACACCTGCCTGTCCGAGGAGAGGGTCAAAGGTCGGCAGTACAACCGGACGGAGGCAGAGTACCGGCTGGccccgggggccgggggggagaCCACGCCCCGCGTGGAGGCGCAGGTGCAGGGGGGCTCGCTGGTACCCCTGCAGGTTTCGGTCGCCGTGCTCGCCCTCCTCCTGGCGGGCCTGTTGGTGTGGAACCTGCGCCAGGGCCACCTGCCCCTTCCGTGTGGGACGGGCGGAGGGGGCGACCAGgggcccgcccccgcccccgcccccgcccccgcccccgacccAGCGAGGAACTGCGTGGAGGAGAAGCCGCTGATGTCCGTGACGAACTACAACGCCCACAACAACCGGCTGACCCTCGCCGCCAGCAACGGGGAGGGCACGCCCTCGCCCAAGGTCGCCGTGGATACCTTCCAGTACATCGACGACGAGTCGGAGATCTGA